One genomic region from Gemmatimonadota bacterium encodes:
- a CDS encoding competence/damage-inducible protein A, which yields MNVEIVTIGDELLLGFTIDTNSGFLGRELASLGVTVARHTTCGDDVGIIVETLREAINRTGAVITTGGLGPTADDMTVEAVAKLFDRELVRDDSIAQWLEQRWIAYARKGPMPVSNYKQAMIPRGAEIIANPVGSAPGVLVTDERGRWVATLPGVPREARTMFTESLRPRIAALAGEGTVVRSMTLHTIGVGESSIADKLGELGKGVNGLSLAFIPGIAGVDLRLTSRDRSSVDTDAALAEGARMLRDNLGDVIYGEGSTSLASIVIDACRDSKLRIAVAESCTGGMLGEHITAVAGASDVFHGGLIAYDNRVKRQLLGVLDSDLVEQGAVSEPVALQMAKGVRLRLGTEIGVSITGIAGPGGGTPEKPVGTVWIAVDVSEGRPPIPRPDGEPPITPYAKARVFHFIGNRDEIRYRAAQAALDMIRRTVRDLPKTPAI from the coding sequence TTGAACGTCGAAATCGTAACAATCGGTGACGAGCTCCTGCTTGGCTTCACCATCGATACGAACAGCGGCTTCCTCGGCCGCGAGCTCGCAAGTCTCGGAGTAACCGTCGCGCGCCACACCACGTGTGGCGATGACGTCGGCATCATTGTCGAGACGCTCCGTGAGGCAATCAATCGCACGGGTGCGGTGATCACTACAGGCGGACTCGGCCCGACCGCCGACGACATGACGGTCGAAGCGGTTGCGAAGTTGTTCGATCGCGAGTTGGTGCGCGACGACTCGATTGCACAGTGGCTCGAGCAGCGCTGGATCGCGTACGCGCGCAAGGGGCCGATGCCGGTGAGCAACTACAAGCAGGCGATGATTCCACGTGGCGCGGAGATCATTGCGAATCCGGTGGGCTCCGCGCCAGGCGTGCTGGTTACCGATGAGCGCGGACGTTGGGTCGCGACACTGCCCGGCGTTCCGCGTGAAGCGCGCACGATGTTCACGGAGTCGCTGCGTCCGCGCATTGCCGCTCTTGCCGGCGAAGGTACCGTCGTAAGATCGATGACGTTGCACACTATCGGTGTCGGCGAATCGTCGATCGCCGACAAGCTCGGCGAACTTGGGAAGGGCGTCAACGGATTGTCGCTCGCCTTCATTCCTGGAATCGCCGGTGTCGACCTGCGCCTGACGTCCAGGGACCGCTCCTCTGTGGATACCGACGCGGCACTTGCGGAAGGCGCCCGGATGCTCCGCGACAATCTGGGGGATGTGATTTACGGCGAGGGCAGCACGAGTCTCGCATCGATTGTGATCGACGCTTGTCGCGATTCGAAACTGCGCATTGCTGTGGCAGAAAGCTGCACCGGTGGAATGCTCGGTGAGCACATCACCGCAGTAGCCGGCGCGAGTGACGTTTTTCACGGCGGACTCATCGCCTACGACAATCGTGTCAAGCGGCAGCTGCTCGGTGTCCTGGATTCGGACCTGGTGGAGCAGGGCGCCGTGAGCGAGCCCGTCGCGTTGCAGATGGCCAAGGGAGTCCGGCTGCGACTCGGAACCGAGATCGGGGTATCAATCACCGGAATCGCGGGGCCCGGCGGCGGAACTCCTGAAAAACCAGTAGGAACCGTCTGGATAGCTGTCGATGTCTCAGAAGGGCGGCCGCCGATTCCACGTCCGGATGGCGAGCCCCCTATCACTCCGTACGCAAAGGCACGAGTTTTCCACTTTATTGGGAATCGCGACGAGATTCGCTACCGGGCCGCGCAGGCGGCACTCGATATGATACGCCGTACAGTTCGGGATCTGCCCAAAACGCCAGCAATCTGA
- a CDS encoding CDP-alcohol phosphatidyltransferase family protein: protein MNLPNAITVGRIAAAPFIGVLPFFPSSTIRYSAFALYVIAAVTDYVDGHLARTRNSVTDTGRLLDPLADKLLLFATLIPMSILMAGRANWMAPLLDRSGEASHFAFMTPVGSVPLPWWVVLIIVSREVFMMLFRRAAARRGHVISAIGPAKWKTAFQSLWVGSAFFWFGAQTVANERGWDSTAWHAFAEFNGTVGALAMVTAVVLTLYSLWLYVRQYARVFAGQTR from the coding sequence ATGAATCTTCCGAATGCCATAACCGTGGGACGAATCGCGGCGGCTCCTTTCATAGGGGTGCTTCCGTTCTTTCCATCGTCCACAATCCGGTACTCGGCGTTCGCGCTCTACGTAATCGCGGCGGTAACTGACTACGTGGACGGCCATCTCGCCCGGACCCGGAACAGCGTGACCGACACGGGCCGTCTTCTGGACCCGCTCGCCGACAAGCTGCTCCTGTTCGCGACGCTCATTCCAATGAGCATCCTCATGGCGGGGCGCGCCAACTGGATGGCGCCGCTGCTCGACCGTAGCGGCGAGGCGTCCCACTTCGCCTTCATGACGCCGGTCGGATCAGTCCCGCTGCCGTGGTGGGTGGTGCTCATCATCGTGAGCCGCGAGGTCTTCATGATGCTCTTCCGCCGGGCCGCCGCGCGCCGGGGGCACGTGATCTCCGCGATCGGTCCCGCCAAGTGGAAGACGGCGTTCCAGTCGCTCTGGGTCGGCAGCGCATTCTTCTGGTTCGGCGCTCAGACCGTCGCCAACGAGCGCGGCTGGGATTCCACGGCGTGGCACGCATTCGCCGAGTTCAATGGAACCGTCGGGGCACTCGCCATGGTCACCGCCGTAGTGCTTACATTGTACTCATTGTGGCTCTACGTGCGGCAGTACGCGCGCGTCTTCGCGGGCCAGACACGCTGA